DNA sequence from the Chloroflexota bacterium genome:
GTTTCATCGTTCAAGTAGAAGCCACCGAAGCCGTGGATGAACGCAGATACATGATAGGGGTCAATGGGCCAAGCGAGTCCGTACTTACCCTCGTCCGGTTTGTAAAATTGCTTCATGACCCCAATGAGCTCCTCAGTGCTTGTCGGCGGCTTGGAGATGAGGTCCTTGTTGTAGATCATGATCACGGTTTCTGCGCTCTCCGGGATGGCGTAGATGTGTCCTTTGTAGGTTACGGCATCCCACGCGGACGTGGGGAAGGCAGCCCTGAATTCCGGCGTGATGTAATTGTCTAAAGGCACGATAATATTCAAGTCTGCCATCTCGCCAATCCAATCGTGGGCGAAGGTGAAAATAGCAGGACCCTCACCAGCTGGGACCGCGATGCGGAGCTTGTCCTTCAATTCCTCAACTCGGTGACTCTCAATAGTCACATGTGGATGTTCTATTGTGTATTGGCGGCTCACTTTGTCGAAAGCCTGTTGTGCTGCTTCGAACAATGTAGTCCATACCACCAACTTAACTGGCGAGGGTGTCGCTGTAGCTGTGGGAGCAGGGGTTGGTGCTACCTGCGTGGTTGGCGTCGGTGGTAACGGTGTTGGCGATGGCGCCGGGCGGCAGGCAGTTATTACCAAAGGCCAGGTGATCAGGGCGCTCATAACCAACAGCAGCAGATGTTTGCGAAAACTCATTTCTCTTTCCTCCTTGAAGTCTATGCCATTTTCTAAAGGTTACCAAATCCTTATATGGTCTAAAGCGATTAAAACCACCTCCTCTCCCACTTCTCATACTTCTACGTTGCCAAAGTCTTTCATGTACCCCAGGGTTATATGGCCTCGGCCAAAGTTATCTATCTTACCTGCCCCCAGAGAATGACGCAGCGGCACCAGCAGTAAGATGGGGTCCGTGCAGTACATCCTGCAAGATGAGCGTCGCCGCACCCATTGCGACTGCGTCCTGCCCCAGGTCCGCTGGCATCACCCTAACCACCTGACTAGCAGCCGATAAAGCATGCGCTTGTATAGTCTCTCTGATAGATTCAAGGAAGATGGGACCGGTATTGGGTGCGTCAATTACAACGAGGTCGGGATTAAGTAAATTCACTAGGTTGGCAAGGGCCAGTCCCAAGTGCCCGCCTGCTTTTCTCAAAACCCGTTGAGCCAGTGGGTCGCCCGCTTCTGCTGCCTTTCCTATATCTTCCATCGTGAGTGACCGTACGGCTGTAATATGCCTTAGGCTGCTTTCTTCTCCAGCGGAGAGGGCGACGGATATCTCCCGAAGGATCGCTCTGGAGTCACAGATCGTCTCCAGGCAACCCCTCTTTCCACAGCGACATCGCCGCCCCTCTATATCAACAGTCAGGTGTCCGATTTCTCCTGCACTGCCAACTCTCCCTCGGTAGATCTGACCCCCTAGAATCAAGCCGCTTCCGATGCCATTTCTGAACATCACGTAGACTAGGTTTTCAATGCCCCGCCCCGCCCCCCACCAACTCTCCGCCATCGCTGCTAAGTTCGCGTTGTTGTCGGCATCAACACGCTTCTCAAGCAATGCCTCTAACATGGCTTTCAAGGAAAGTCCACGCCAACCAGGCATCATTTCGTTCAAGGTAACCTGTCCCGATAGGTAGTCGTAGGGGCTGGGCAAGGCTACACCAATCCCAACCACTTTGTCCCAATCTATTTCGGCTTCGACGACAATTTGCCGCACCGCCCCAGCAATTGTTTTCGCTAAAGACTCGGGGGCAGTTCGAATCGAAATTTCCTCTATGAGGTGTGTACCAACCTCCGCACGCAAATTGTGGGTTGTTACGGCAAACCCGTCCGCGCGCAAATCTACCCCAACAATACAACGCGCATCATAGTTGAACTCTAACAGAATTGGCTTTTTCCCTCCCCTTGACTCTCCGCGCCCTGACTCTGTTATCCAGCCCTCTCGTAAAAGGTCCGCAACAATACTGGACACCGTAGGGCGACTGAGCTTGGTCACTTTGGCGATATCAACGCGGGAGATAGTTCCGCGCTCCCAAAGGAGATTGAGAACGGTCGCGGTATTCATCCCACGCATCAAAGTGGCGTCGCCGATAGTCGTGTTTTGTTGAAGATTCACGTGGCCCCTCTCGCAGTTAACTCGTTCCAATTCTTTGAATATATTATACTACGAAAAACTTAGTTTGTCAAGTATCCTAACTAAGTTCAGGGCATTGTTTGCGCGCTGTTGGCACGAAGCGGGAGGGAGAAGAAGTGCCCGGAGTGCAGCCACCTAACTGGACGTGCCCGACAACTCCAACTGCGCGATCACCTCGCGCATCAGCCGCGCCGATTCGCGGAAGGCCCGCTCCTCGTCCTCGCTCACGGTCAGGCACAGGGTCCGGGCGGCGCCCTGGCGGTTGACCACCGTGGGCACGCTCAGGCAGACGTCGCTCACGCCGTGGTAATCGGTGAGCAGGCTGGAGACGGAGAGGACGGTGTTCTGGTCGCGCAAGATGGCCTCTACAATGCGCACCAGACCAGAGGCGATGGCGTAATAGGTGGCCCCTTTGCGTTGAATGATCTCGTAGGCAGCGTCGCGCGTTTGGGTGAAGATATGCTCCATGGCCGGGGCGTCGTAGGACGTGCCACAGATGGCGCAGAACTCCACCAGCCGCTGCCCGGCAATGTTGGCCAGGCTCCACAGGGGCACCTCGCTATCGCCGTGCTCGCCGACAATGTAAGCGTGCACGCTGCGAGGATCCACGCCGTAGTATTCGCCCAGCAGGAAGCGGAAACGGGCGGTGTCCAAGATGGTGCCAGAACCGATGACGCGGTTGGGTGGGTAACCGGAAAGTTTCAGGGCCACGTAGGTCAACACATCCACCGGATTGGTGGCCACCAGGATAATGCCCTCTGGGTTACACTCTGCGATGCGGGGGATGATCTGGCGGAAGATGGCGGTATTCTTCTGCACCAAATCGAGGCGGGTCTCGCCGGGCTTCTGTGCCGCGCCAGCAGCGACCAACACGATGTCGGCACCGGCACAGTCGGGGTAATCACCCGCCCGGACGCGGGCTGGGCGGTGGAAGGGCACAGCATGGTTGATATCCATGGCTTCGCCCTCGGCACGGGCGCGGTTCATGTCAATGAGCACGATCTCGGAGACCAGGCCACTCCAAACCAAAGCGTAGGCAAGGGTAGCACCGACATTGCCCACACCGACAATCGCCACTTTCGGCATGGCTCACCTCCAAGCGGTTGATGGAACGCATTATATTGGCTTTTTGGTAACAAGGCAACAGAAAAGGCCAGGACTCAACCTGGCCTTTCTCGCGGGCGTAGTCCGTCTTAGGGGCAACTTTAGGCCAAGCATTGTTCAGCGGCAGTTGTACTGCCGCGCACTTCCACTTCAGCGGCAATTGCCAAGGCGACCCGCAGTGCAACTGCGGGGGCGTAAGAGCCAGGGTTCCATCTGGACTACAGCCACTTGCTACTAACCAAGAAGTCA
Encoded proteins:
- a CDS encoding extracellular solute-binding protein; this translates as MSFRKHLLLLVMSALITWPLVITACRPAPSPTPLPPTPTTQVAPTPAPTATATPSPVKLVVWTTLFEAAQQAFDKVSRQYTIEHPHVTIESHRVEELKDKLRIAVPAGEGPAIFTFAHDWIGEMADLNIIVPLDNYITPEFRAAFPTSAWDAVTYKGHIYAIPESAETVIMIYNKDLISKPPTSTEELIGVMKQFYKPDEGKYGLAWPIDPYHVSAFIHGFGGFYLNDETGEVGLDRPEHIQGLQWILDNIRPYMSSDKDYATQIALFTDRNAPILFTGPWALPDVEKAGINFGVAPLPEITGIGPARPFMGVRSWMVTTNAQDVAAAVDFLTWFVSPPQIVDWVVEAGFAPAFTAAYEDARIAEDEVKLTILAQAQAAIPMPKRAEMGLIWAWGAPYWDVLDAVWTGEKTAEVALKEGQQAVLDAIAKTR
- a CDS encoding ROK family transcriptional regulator — translated: MNLQQNTTIGDATLMRGMNTATVLNLLWERGTISRVDIAKVTKLSRPTVSSIVADLLREGWITESGRGESRGGKKPILLEFNYDARCIVGVDLRADGFAVTTHNLRAEVGTHLIEEISIRTAPESLAKTIAGAVRQIVVEAEIDWDKVVGIGVALPSPYDYLSGQVTLNEMMPGWRGLSLKAMLEALLEKRVDADNNANLAAMAESWWGAGRGIENLVYVMFRNGIGSGLILGGQIYRGRVGSAGEIGHLTVDIEGRRCRCGKRGCLETICDSRAILREISVALSAGEESSLRHITAVRSLTMEDIGKAAEAGDPLAQRVLRKAGGHLGLALANLVNLLNPDLVVIDAPNTGPIFLESIRETIQAHALSAASQVVRVMPADLGQDAVAMGAATLILQDVLHGPHLTAGAAASFSGGR
- a CDS encoding L-lactate dehydrogenase; this translates as MPKVAIVGVGNVGATLAYALVWSGLVSEIVLIDMNRARAEGEAMDINHAVPFHRPARVRAGDYPDCAGADIVLVAAGAAQKPGETRLDLVQKNTAIFRQIIPRIAECNPEGIILVATNPVDVLTYVALKLSGYPPNRVIGSGTILDTARFRFLLGEYYGVDPRSVHAYIVGEHGDSEVPLWSLANIAGQRLVEFCAICGTSYDAPAMEHIFTQTRDAAYEIIQRKGATYYAIASGLVRIVEAILRDQNTVLSVSSLLTDYHGVSDVCLSVPTVVNRQGAARTLCLTVSEDEERAFRESARLMREVIAQLELSGTSS